ccgtcgactgtaatacacctcccactcaaaatcctcattggttgaggccatcgcgccgtccatccagaccttcttgccctgcgcattcacaaataactcgagatatgaatcttcgagttctagccagtccttctcctcaagatccgcccagcgctttttTAGGgttagctttggtgggcgccatctttttagcgataccttcaattggtacaaaatcaggagtgcgttgagccaacagagcttttgtacagctccgtatttgtacgatgtgacccacaaattcccctatttggaatatcgtacgtacgcagtacgcgtacgtactttttcttcttgtacgtacgtacgtacaacagtgttgtacgaaaagtacaacatcactagCGAACAAAGGATATTGCAAAAGCAGAAATTAGATAACAAGGACGTATGGGCTTAATGAGATAAAGCCTGGTTTCAGAATGTACACATGTCATAGGTTTATAGTTGCCATTTTGGAGTTCTCCACCGGGCGTTAATAAAAGTAAGAAAGTAAGTAAGTAAGTAATAATTAACCCCTGTTGCGTTTCAAGCGTACTCATGCTATTAACGACTCGAGATAAGAGTAGAGAAGCCCTAGCTTGTTGACTGTATTGAGAGTGGACGTATGATGTGGACCGAGAGCCTTCTCGTAGCCTGCTAGTGCTCGCTGGTACATCTCTTCTGCCTCTTTCAGCTTCCCTTCCTTGTTTTATATACAAATCCCCAACACCGTTGACTGTATCAATGGTGGAGGTATGATCTGGACCGAGAGCCTGTTCGTAGCCTGCTAGTGCTCGCTGGTACATTTCTTCTGCCTCTTGCAGCTTCCCTTGATCAGAGCAGAGAGCCCCAAGGTTGTCGACTGTAAGGAGAGTGGACGTATGATCTGGACCGAGAGCCTTCTCGTAGCCTGCTAGTGCTCGCTGATACATCTCTTCTGCCTCTTGCAGCTTCCCCTGACCAGAGTAAAGAGCCCCAAGGTTATTAACCGCTTTAAGAGTGAACATATGATCGGGACCGAGAGCCTTTTCGTAGCCTGCCAGTGCTCGTTGGAACAGCTCTTCTGCTTTTCGCATTTCTCCTTGATTCCTACAAAGAATCCCAAGATTGTTGACTGTATCAAGAGTGGACGGATGATCTAGACCGAGGGCCCTCTCGCGTCCTGCTAGTGCTCGCTGGAACAtctgttctgcttcttgcaGCTTCCCCTGATCAGAGTAGAGAATCGCAAAGTTATTGACTGTATCAAGAGTGGACGGATGATCTGGACCGGGAGCTTGCTCGTGGCCTGTGAGTGCTCGCTGGTACATTTGTTCTGCCTCTTGCAGCTTCCCCTGGCCAAAATAGAGAGCCCCAAGATTGTTAACTGCAATAAGAGTGGACGGATGATGTGAACCCAGAGCCGCCTCGTAGCCTGCCAGTGCTCGCTGGTACATCTCTTCTGCATCTTGCAGCTTCCCCTGATCCCTGTAGACGTTCCCCAAAAGCAGAAATGCTTCCCATACTGCAATATTATCTCCCCACCAAACCCTATGCCGTACGTAATTCGCGTGTGGAATAAGCcgctgctgaagctgggCGTAATTTCTGGCACTTGGGCTGGGGACAGAGTACCCTACGGATATTAGCGCCAGTTCATCGAACTTCCTAAAATCCACATCTTTGTCTATACTGGCAAGGTAAATGCACCAGTCTTGTACCACTGGATGCAAGGCGTAGCTTTCATCTTGCCCCTTTGTCTCGAGGAGAGAAAACCCAATGAGCGTCTTAACACTTGCTTTGAACGCCAGTCCGCTTGATATAGTCCTTTGCAGCCAGATTGGGACATTCGGGCTGTAGCGGCTGCCATTTATCAATTCATACCAGATATCTCGATTATCAAAACGAGCAAATAAAAGTAGTAGCTTTGCTGCATCTGCGTCCCGTTTTTGTATCTCACAATATGAGATCATCCACGTTTGTAACATATTTCCCTGTGGGTACTGGCGCTCAGGATTTGATTCCAGCTGTAACTCGGACCAGGATTCTTGGTAATACTTCCAGTACTCAGTGATGCTGGCTCCAGTTTTACGCATGAAGGCGCCAGCGATGGCGATTGCCAATGGAAGTCCGTCTAGTCGATTAGCAAGAGCAAGGGTATCTACCTACATTAGTACCATCAGAAAGATCTGCGTAATAGACGTTTATGTACCTGGATCATTTTCAGGACGGCTAATAGTATTCTTTGTTGATAAATGGCTGCATTGCAAGAGTAGTTTGATTGCATCATCGGAGTCCAGTTTAATGACCGGGAAGGATTCCCCTAGTTCAGTCAACTTTGGGAGCCTGGAGGTAATGAGAATGGAGCCATGATCGGCCGCAGGGAAGAATTCTGCAATATCGTATGCATTACCAGCAGCGCTACTGGTAGGGGAGTATTGGTCGATGTTGTCAAAAATGATGAGCCAGCATGAGTTTCCTTCCAATGCGAGCCAGCGTAGGACATACCTTGCTCGTTGCTCCACCTCCTCGTCATTGACCGCTTTCGTATGCGGTGACTGTCCTGGTAATCGGGGAAAGACAGAGCTCAAAGATTGCAAGATTGTGCCTCGATCCTTGCCACTCAGCCAGAAGATGGCTGTAAAATCGTCTTTGTGGTCTCGTGCGAAGCGAATCGCTAGCTGGGTCTTTCCTATCCCCCCAAGCCCATGAAGAATCGCAACTTTTCGCAACTGGGAATTCGTCGGCTGTAAATACTGCCATAGCTCGTCTAGTTCGGCTCGCCGTCCCACGAAATTTTCAATCACTGGCACAGCGGTAAGATGTAACGGTACGTGAAAGAGGTGAACTAGATACAAAAGACTGGTTAGCGATGAATTTGGAGTCATAGCAATAGCATGATCAGGTCACGGTCTTCGTACCTGACTGCCGTCGAATGGTGCGGACGATATATTCCTGTACAAGTCAGCAAGGAACAGGCTGGCTTGCATTAATGCACATACATGTATAACAGCGGCAAAGTAAGTCTCAGTCTTGTCTGCAAACATCAGCTAAAAGTCCATATTCGCTACGCAAAGTCCTCGAGATACACACTCTCTTTGAGTCTCATATTCAGAATGCAGTCCCTTACTCGGAACTTCTGTGTTATATGCGTGAGGTAGCCCTCCGTCGCTGCTTGTATCGgccccttcttcttgtactCCTCAAGCCCAATTTCCTGCAGCCCCTGCTCGACATTAAACCTGAAGTACCGCTTCTCATCGAAATGCCGGGCCCATCTTGCTATGAATCTTTTCTCCATGTTTTCCGTCTCAGTGGCAATCTGCACCAATGTCTGCCCGAGGAACTTAATCATACTATCTTCGAATGGTTTCTTGCCTGGGTTCCCTGTTCCAATCGAGATAAAGCACTTGACCAGCGGCTTCAGGTCTCCCGTCTCAGAGCACCATATGTTCGACGCCTCACCCTCTACCTCGTCCACAGGATTGTTTGCGCCTAGTCCGCCGTCGGCAAACGAGCGGTCACCGATCTAACGGGTTCAAAGAAAGTTGTGGCGGCAGATGTTGCGAGGGCGGCTTCGCATATCGTGGCGCGGATACTTGGCTCGTGAGGGAGGCTGTAGCTTCGGAGGCGGACGATGCCCTTTGTGTGACGGTCGGCGGTGCAAACGAAGCTGGCTATGTTAGAAATATCAAATTAATTAGTCATGTGCTTACGTTCTGCATCCGCGTTCAGCGCCGTTATTAAACAGGTCCTGCTGAGATGCCCCGCTGTCCTCCACTACCTTCCGGATTGCGTTCTCCAGCTTCGTCGAGTCGAACCGCGCCTTGATATCGCCCTTAAGGTTGACAGGGAACGAGCTcagcttcttgccaaacaCTGCTGCGGCAAGTTCGCTGTACGCGTCAATGCACTTGTCGACATCCATCTCGAGCCGGCCGAGCATGATCGCGATGAGGCTTGCTGATAGTTAGCGCGTCGGACCAACGATGACAAGTTCACTCACCCTCCAGTGCTTGTGCCTCCGATAAGGTCAAACACTTCGCACGGCTTCACTGGAGGGAGTTTGATCTGCTTCCGGGCATGGTTTAGTCGATCCATGATGCTCTTGAGGATGTAGAGTGACGAGAGGCCCCGcacgccgccgccatccaggGACAGTAGGCATAAGCCAGTAGTGTCAACTGGGTTCGGCTCGCCGCCGTGATTTAGTGTAGCTTCTTGCTCCATGGTGGCCGCAGCATTCGCCGTTTTGCCTGTTTTACCTTATTCGCAAGATATAATATGTCTAGTATTGTAGTGGGAGGTCAACAGTGTGCACTGGTAATTTCAGGTTGTAATGAAGAGCACAGCCCTTGGGTTTGATCACGCAATGTGGAGAATGATGGATGTAACCTGCAATGAAGGAGGTCATGCCAGCCATTCAAACCGTGTCACTTGCCGCCGAGAATTGTAGGAACTAAGAGGACCCTCTTCACGGTCCGGCCCTAGTGGCCAATAGCGTCGCCCCAATCCTGCTGCCTAAAGAAGCCCGGCGCCGTTGTCAtgggtggttgtggttcTTCTCGTTGTAGATTGTAATGGTCCAAGCGACTATACTTGGCTAGGCGACTATGAACAAGCATTCCATAAGGAGTAAAGCTTTACTTAGATGGCAGGGATGGTATGGGGCTGCAGGGGTGGTGAAGACGGTACGGCCACTTTGTATTGGCCGGTCAATCTGCGCAGGGATAGTGTAGACTCTTCTGCTTGATTGATCCTAATGGTGACACCTCTACTGAGTGTGTCCACTTTCCCAGTCGCTGCAAGCCCAACCCGAACCCGTACGGACCTCTGATCACAGATATGTTCCGCCAGGTCCCGTTTTCTGCTCCCTGCCCAAGCGTCGTATAGATAGATACCAGTTGATTCTTTGCATTCACATTGCTGGGATCGGCAAAAATGCATTTATCCAAGAGAGTAGCGGCAAATCGTAGGTTTCCATTGTTCTGGTactccttggctttgtcaaGGACAGCTTGCTGCCGCCCATGCATTTGACGTACTCAGTTGCTTCATCGGTAGGCTGGAGTCTCCATAAGTTCGCAGGGTTGCCGTCAAACCAGCCCATATACTTGTCATAAATTCCTTTGACGTTGTGACTGACTGAACCATAGTAACCCTGCGGGTTCGTTCGCGCGCTCAGAGCAGGCGGCGTCTTAATCTGCTCGGCAATTTCCACAGGAGTGCTACCATTGTTCAGTTGACGTAGTGTTTCATTGTGAAGGTACGCGTAGTAGTCACGCTGCTCTGACAAGAaggtcaagaccaagttcTGCGAGTCGTCAGCTTTGCCATTTGTAGCATCACTGTTCTCGCCTGCAGACTTCCAGGTTGGCCAATGGTGGCTGGAGAATACCACATCGGTCATGTCTCCGAAAAGAGTGATGGACTCATCGAGGTATCGAGACCAAAGTCTCGCGTCGCGAACTGGCGCTCCGCGTAGCGTTTGGATATTGTGCAGGGCGTGTGTTGCATTTTCAGCCATGCAGAGAGCGTTATAGTCTCGAAAGAAAAAGTTTACTTCGGCAGGGTTCTCTGTCCCGGGGGTCAGTTGGCAAATGATCTCTAGCCCTTCAATCCCAGGCTTGAGAACGCCATCACTTGTGATGCTCTGTTTCGGGGCCACCAAGGAACTCTGTCCCGTTGATGGCACCTGCCCCAGGCCGCAACCGATTTGACCGTCTGCAGACTTGAGCAATCCTTCTCCATACATGTAGATGGATCTTCGAGACATGGCAGCTCCGGCGTACACATTCTCACTGACGGCATGTTCGAGAAAGCCTTCTGGGCCGATGATTTGGAGGTCCGGACCAGCTATATCTACGATGGCCTGCGCACCACCGAAATGGTCCACATGACAATGGGTGTAGAGTAGTGCCTCAATTTCAGGGTTTTGCTGGAACTGACTGTTGTGATAGACTTGGTAGAGTTCAATGGCTGCTCGAGCTGTTTCAACAGAGGTCAAGCAGTCGACGATGATAATCTTGTTCGTCTTTGGGATCTGGACAATGCTCATGTTGGCGAGGTCAAGGCCACGTACTTGATAGATGCCGCTGGTCACCTGATAAAGGCCTGCTGTGACGCTGCAGAGTTGACCTTGTCGCCATAGCAGCTCATTTGCGGTGGGAGGACACTCTTCCGACATAAACTGATACGCATCAGCATCCCAGACAACATCGCCACTCAAGTCCGACAAGATTTGAGGATTGCTCAAagttgccaccagaccactctGAGCAAACTCAAAGTCGTGATTGTTGGGATCGACAGGTTTCGCAGGTAGAGACATGTTGGTCACAAGGAGTTGACTTTTTGATAGCAAGCTTTGAATAACGTGAATTGGTGAGTGAACAATGTAGATAAGACGTCTCTATCTTCAAGCCGATTGAAGAGCGCTTCCATTCATTTAAATATCTTGCTCGACAAAGAGATACACATGCTAGCCGTCAACTGAAGCTGGTACGACTGCTCGAGTCACATGGTGATTCTTGTTCCGGAAGCCAGAACGGAAACCTGCATCGATTTTGAGCTCGGATGGTAGGCAAGCGGAGCTAGTGTGCGCGAATAGCAGCGTCGGCTCAGTTATAGATGTGTGATTTCTGATAGTTCACGGCGCACCGCAGATGACATACACAAGCTACAAAAGACGAGATTAAGTTATGTGTGTTCAAGTCGCATTTACAGTGGCCTAGACTCTCAGTGAACATGGAACCCACAGAAGGACCCTCAGACTTGCATTCAACTTGAGCAATACTTCGGCCGAGATCGCTAAGCCTGCATCAAGACGTGCCCATCTTAACGCATATTGGGCAATCTGCTTTTTCCTATTGCCAAGTTGTCACAACTTGGGAGAGAACGCATTATCTTTGAGGCTCTTTGACATCCAATAGCTTCGAGATTGCAAGTAGCGTATGCAGTTGGTAATTACTGCTACGTTGGTCTGTCTTCTTTGTCGGTAAATAAATGTCTTCATTTACCAAGCCAACGTAGTCGTGGTGTACCACCCCCAGTTTCTGGTGTCCTGAATATTTAGTTGCAGGTCTAGGATGTTGCATTCCGACTTACACTACAGATTTCCTGCGCGGAAGTACGAATCCGGTGTCAAGAGCCATTACCTCGTTAACAGCTAGGAACCAGCATTCATCATGCACTAGGTCACACATGACATATTGCTGTAACTTCTATCAAACAATTGGATTGTTTTCAGGACCGCCCCGACGCAATCTGGAGACGTACTGTGGAGGTCACCGCTTGGCGTCCGCAATTGCTTGTCCAATCTTGAGATGAAGCAATGCGAGATGAGGGCCGTCCAGCCAGTGTTCGAAGCGAGTGAACTGCATGCAGCATACCACTTATTgatgcttttcttttctcctccTTGCGGCTTGTTGTCTCAACATCCCCAAGAATTGCGGTGACGTCAAACGTCGTACTCCCTTGCTGTCTAGATACACAATATCCCGCCTCCTCTTGTTCATCCCGTATCACTCTAACCTCTCATGCATGGTGCAGCGTCAATATTTTCTGCGCTTCACTGTGTTTGGAATCTATGTCACATTTTGAGTCGTGCTCAGCATTAAACGAAACCCGTTCATGTTTACTCCATATCTAGAAATTTGATGTGTTACATCAGGCCGACATATGTTGTGTCGTCTGCCGGTTACAAAAGTGCCTTGACAAGGTCTAGAACTCATGACCGTGATAATACCATTGCAATTTGCATTGAACCAGATTTTTAATCCCAAGCCTTGCAACTCTAGAGCATCCCGAAACTGGGAGCCGTTTATGCAGGTGTTTTGCCGCCAACTCCCAGCATCATCAGAAGATGCAAGTATACAAAAGAACAAACGCCAAGGCCCCGGATTGCTCCGGGCGATATCTACTAATACGAAATCGTGCATCGGAGCACCAAACAGAATTCCCCCATCTTTGGACGGGTCCAACGAGGGAGATTCAGCAGCTTCGCTCTCTCTTTTGTCTCAAATATTGTTCTTT
This DNA window, taken from Pochonia chlamydosporia 170 chromosome Unknown PCv3seq00018, whole genome shotgun sequence, encodes the following:
- a CDS encoding protein kinase subdomain-containing protein (similar to Beauveria bassiana ARSEF 2860 XP_008603390.1), which encodes MEQEATLNHGGEPNPVDTTGLCLLSLDGGGVRGLSSLYILKSIMDRLNHARKQIKLPPVKPCEVFDLIGGTSTGGLIAIMLGRLEMDVDKCIDAYSELAAAVFGKKLSSFPVNLKGDIKARFDSTKLENAIRKVVEDSGASQQDLFNNGAERGCRTFVCTADRHTKGIIGDRSFADGGLGANNPVDEVEGEASNIWCSETGDLKPLVKCFISIGTGNPGKKPFEDSMIKFLGQTLVQIATETENMEKRFIARWARHFDEKRYFRFNVEQGLQEIGLEEYKKKGPIQAATEGYLTHITQKFRVRDCILNMRLKENKTETYFAAVIHEYIVRTIRRQSVHLFHVPLHLTAVPVIENFVGRRAELDELWQYLQPTNSQLRKVAILHGLGGIGKTQLAIRFARDHKDDFTAIFWLSGKDRGTILQSLSSVFPRLPGQSPHTKAVNDEEVEQRARYVLRWLALEGNSCWLIIFDNIDQYSPTSSAAGNAYDIAEFFPAADHGSILITSRLPKLTELGESFPVIKLDSDDAIKLLLQCSHLSTKNTISRPENDPDTLALANRLDGLPLAIAIAGAFMRKTGASITEYWKYYQESWSELQLESNPERQYPQGNMLQTWMISYCEIQKRDADAAKLLLLFARFDNRDIWYELINGSRYSPNVPIWLQRTISSGLAFKASVKTLIGFSLLETKGQDESYALHPVVQDWCIYLASIDKDVDFRKFDELALISVGYSVPSPSARNYAQLQQRLIPHANYVRHRVWWGDNIAVWEAFLLLGNVYRDQGKLQDAEEMYQRALAGYEAALGSHHPSTLIAVNNLGALYFGQGKLQEAEQMYQRALTGHEQAPGPDHPSTLDTVNNFAILYSDQGKLQEAEQMFQRALAGRERALGLDHPSTLDTVNNLGILCRNQGEMRKAEELFQRALAGYEKALGPDHMFTLKAVNNLGALYSGQGKLQEAEEMYQRALAGYEKALGPDHTSTLLTVDNLGALCSDQGKLQEAEEMYQRALAGYEQALGPDHTSTIDTVNGRWADLEEKDWLELEDSYLELFVNAQGKKVWMDGAMASTNEDFEWEV
- a CDS encoding beta-lactamase domain-containing protein (similar to Arthroderma otae CBS 113480 XP_002850774.1) — encoded protein: MSLPAKPVDPNNHDFEFAQSGLVATLSNPQILSDLSGDVVWDADAYQFMSEECPPTANELLWRQGQLCSVTAGLYQVTSGIYQVRGLDLANMSIVQIPKTNKIIIVDCLTSVETARAAIELYQVYHNSQFQQNPEIEALLYTHCHVDHFGGAQAIVDIAGPDLQIIGPEGFLEHAVSENVYAGAAMSRRSIYMYGEGLLKSADGQIGCGLGQVPSTGQSSLVAPKQSITSDGVLKPGIEGLEIICQLTPGTENPAEVNFFFRDYNALCMAENATHALHNIQTLRGAPVRDARLWSRYLDESITLFGDMTDVVFSSHHWPTWKSAGENSDATNGKADDSQNLVLTFLSEQRDYYAYLHNETLRQLNNGSTPVEIAEQIKTPPALSARTNPQGYYGSVSHNVKGIYDKYMGWFDGNPANLWRLQPTDEATEYVKCMGGSKLSLTKPRSTRTMETYDLPLLSWINAFLPIPAM